From the genome of Streptomyces sp. NBC_01260, one region includes:
- the metG gene encoding methionine--tRNA ligase has translation MAATGSEKQGGEDVRSFYVSTPIYYVNDAPHLGHAYTTVAGDVLTRWHRQRGEKVWYLTGTDEHGQKIMRTAEANNVTPQAWCDKLVEEAWKPLWEHLGIANDDFIRTTEKRHTDRVQEFVQDLYDKDEIYKGGYEGPYCVGCEEYKLPGDLIEAEDGTKLCPIHKKPVEILKEENYFFKLSAYGPKLLEFYAANPGFIQPESARNEIVNFVKQGLQDLSISRSTFDWGVPVPWDDKHVIYVWVDALLNYATAVGYGANQEKFDGTFPANVHLIGKDILRFHSVIWPAMLMAQGLPLPGKVVANGWLMVGGEKMSKSNLTGIKPQDLTSHFGVDAYRWYFLRAIAYGSDGSFSWEDFTARYTSELANDYGNLASRLAAMVGKYYGGALPGATAAGEAEQAVRDGLAKAVATADRKIGEELDFQGGILAIFDFVKQVNGYITEQEPWKVAKDESPEGRARLATILYTAAEALRGVAVLLNPVMPDTSQKLWECLGAEESLGALSGQRVQEAAGWGRLPAGATVTKGAVLFPRLEEKPE, from the coding sequence ATGGCGGCCACTGGATCAGAGAAGCAGGGGGGCGAGGACGTGCGGAGTTTCTACGTCTCGACCCCCATTTACTACGTCAACGACGCTCCTCACCTGGGCCACGCCTACACGACCGTCGCAGGCGACGTGCTCACCCGCTGGCACCGTCAGCGCGGCGAGAAGGTGTGGTACCTCACCGGCACGGACGAGCACGGTCAGAAGATCATGCGCACGGCCGAGGCGAACAACGTCACACCCCAGGCGTGGTGCGACAAGCTCGTCGAGGAGGCCTGGAAGCCCCTCTGGGAGCACCTCGGCATCGCGAACGACGACTTCATCCGTACCACGGAGAAGCGGCACACCGACCGTGTGCAGGAGTTCGTGCAGGACCTGTACGACAAGGACGAGATCTACAAGGGCGGATACGAAGGCCCGTACTGCGTGGGCTGCGAGGAGTACAAGCTCCCCGGCGACCTGATCGAGGCGGAGGACGGCACGAAGCTGTGCCCGATCCACAAGAAGCCGGTGGAGATCCTCAAGGAGGAGAACTACTTCTTCAAGCTCAGCGCGTACGGCCCGAAGCTGCTGGAGTTCTACGCGGCCAACCCCGGCTTCATCCAGCCCGAGTCGGCCCGCAACGAGATCGTGAACTTCGTCAAGCAGGGTCTCCAGGACCTGTCGATCTCGCGCTCGACCTTCGACTGGGGCGTCCCGGTCCCGTGGGACGACAAGCACGTCATCTACGTATGGGTCGACGCGCTGCTCAACTACGCGACGGCGGTCGGCTACGGCGCCAACCAGGAGAAGTTCGACGGTACGTTCCCGGCGAACGTGCACCTGATCGGCAAGGACATCCTGCGGTTCCACTCGGTCATCTGGCCGGCGATGCTGATGGCGCAGGGGCTGCCGCTGCCCGGCAAGGTCGTCGCCAACGGCTGGCTGATGGTCGGCGGCGAGAAGATGTCGAAGTCGAACCTGACGGGCATCAAGCCGCAGGATCTGACCTCGCACTTCGGCGTGGACGCCTACCGCTGGTACTTCCTGCGGGCCATCGCGTACGGCAGCGACGGCTCGTTCTCCTGGGAGGACTTCACCGCCCGCTACACCTCCGAGCTCGCCAACGACTACGGCAACCTGGCCTCGCGCCTCGCGGCCATGGTCGGCAAGTACTACGGCGGTGCGCTCCCCGGGGCCACGGCCGCGGGTGAGGCCGAGCAGGCGGTGCGGGACGGGCTGGCGAAGGCCGTCGCGACGGCCGACCGGAAGATCGGCGAGGAGCTGGACTTCCAGGGCGGCATCCTGGCGATCTTCGACTTCGTGAAGCAGGTCAACGGCTACATCACGGAGCAGGAGCCCTGGAAGGTCGCCAAGGACGAGTCGCCCGAGGGCCGGGCCCGTCTCGCGACGATCCTGTACACGGCCGCCGAGGCGCTGCGCGGTGTCGCGGTCCTGCTGAACCCCGTCATGCCGGACACCTCGCAGAAGCTGTGGGAGTGCCTGGGCGCCGAGGAGTCCCTGGGCGCGCTCTCCGGACAGCGTGTGCAGGAAGCCGCCGGCTGGGGCCGGCTGCCGGCGGGCGCGACGGTGACGAAGGGCGCGGTGCTGTTCCCGCGCCTGGAGGAGAAGCCCGAGTAA
- a CDS encoding L,D-transpeptidase family protein: MSVPRPSVPLRLPYVVCAVFVLLLAACGTGGVVGSRERGAPTRTAGAPGPSAGGASAAGPAAAPPRASPAPPREIPGLGPRTRAAIPAGTRQVFVVTGESPDSSRSTAVLYTRDGPAADWRATAPWAAHNALNGWTAEHWEGDLRSPVGVYTLTAAGGRLDPPSTVFPYDLSPDFTVEGEGFHGEPLEGSFDYVIAIDYNRLPGTSPLDHTRPLGTERGGGIWIHVDHGGPTQGCVSISEDRMKELLSLLDPAKDPVVVMGDAASLGG, from the coding sequence GTGTCCGTGCCCCGTCCGAGCGTTCCCCTGCGGCTCCCGTACGTCGTCTGTGCCGTCTTCGTCCTGCTGCTGGCCGCGTGCGGAACGGGCGGCGTCGTCGGTTCTCGTGAGCGCGGTGCCCCCACGAGGACCGCGGGCGCTCCCGGCCCGTCGGCGGGCGGCGCGTCGGCGGCCGGGCCCGCCGCCGCACCGCCCAGAGCGTCGCCCGCCCCGCCGCGGGAGATCCCGGGGCTCGGCCCGCGGACCAGGGCGGCGATCCCGGCAGGCACCCGGCAGGTGTTCGTCGTCACGGGCGAGTCCCCGGACTCCAGCCGCTCCACCGCCGTGCTCTACACCCGGGACGGCCCCGCCGCGGACTGGCGGGCCACGGCGCCCTGGGCCGCCCACAACGCCCTGAACGGCTGGACGGCCGAGCACTGGGAGGGCGATCTGCGCTCACCCGTCGGCGTCTACACGCTGACCGCGGCGGGCGGCCGGCTCGATCCCCCGTCCACGGTGTTCCCGTACGACCTGAGCCCGGACTTCACGGTGGAGGGCGAGGGCTTCCACGGGGAGCCGCTGGAGGGTTCCTTCGACTACGTCATCGCCATCGACTACAACCGCCTCCCCGGCACCTCCCCCCTGGACCACACCCGTCCGCTCGGCACGGAGCGTGGCGGCGGCATCTGGATCCACGTCGACCACGGCGGCCCCACCCAGGGCTGCGTCTCGATCAGCGAGGACCGGATGAAGGAGCTGCTGAGCCTCCTCGACCCGGCCAAGGACCCCGTCGTCGTGATGGGGGACGCCGCGTCCCTGGGCGGCTGA
- a CDS encoding response regulator transcription factor — translation MRVLVAEDEEILAELVATGLRRAGFAVDTVYSGDAAQAYLGLHDYDVVVLDRDLPRVHGDDVARGLVASGSRTRILMLTAAGSMEDRVSGLDLGADDYLGKPFEFPELVSRVRALRRRSARPVPPQLERYGIRLDTVRRTASRDGRELDLSPKEFTVLQLLLEADGGTVSAEELLERAWDANADPFTGAVRVCMSKLRGKLGEPAVIRTVQGVGYAL, via the coding sequence ATGCGGGTACTGGTCGCCGAGGACGAGGAGATCCTGGCGGAGCTGGTCGCCACCGGGCTGCGGCGGGCGGGGTTCGCCGTCGACACGGTGTACAGCGGTGATGCCGCCCAGGCCTATCTGGGGCTGCACGACTACGACGTCGTCGTCCTGGACCGCGACCTGCCCCGGGTGCACGGCGACGACGTGGCCCGCGGCCTCGTGGCCTCCGGCTCCCGGACCAGAATCCTGATGCTCACCGCCGCCGGGTCCATGGAGGACCGGGTCTCCGGGCTCGACCTGGGCGCCGACGACTATCTCGGCAAGCCGTTCGAGTTCCCCGAACTCGTTTCGCGGGTACGCGCGCTGCGGCGGCGCAGCGCCCGCCCCGTACCGCCGCAGCTGGAGCGGTACGGAATCCGGCTCGACACCGTACGCCGTACCGCGTCCCGCGACGGGCGGGAGCTGGACCTCTCGCCGAAGGAGTTCACCGTGCTGCAGCTGCTGCTGGAGGCTGATGGCGGGACGGTGAGCGCGGAGGAGCTGCTGGAGCGGGCCTGGGACGCCAATGCCGACCCCTTCACCGGGGCCGTCCGCGTCTGCATGAGCAAGCTGCGCGGCAAACTCGGCGAACCGGCGGTGATCCGCACCGTGCAGGGTGTCGGGTACGCCCTGTGA
- a CDS encoding intradiol ring-cleavage dioxygenase has translation MTENQGPAHKKDLTRRRMILAGGAAVAAAGIGAGAVANASAGESGGERGGSGGGKKPTGQGEACYRLTSETTEGPYYIDADKIRKDITEDKEGIPMTLRLKVIDSDTCKPLKRAAVDIWHCDALGVYSGYESMSTGGPGGPGGGTPPTGAPTDAPTGAPTGTPPTGGPGGPGGGGGGHSEPTDDERYLRGTQLTDQHGYVEFRTIFPGWYQGRAVHIHTKVHVGGRMTDAGYEGGHTCHTGQFFFAESAVLDSAKAEPYSASTTTRTTLTEDTIYDQSGVTGGLMKLSYRKNHMARGVVGSITMGVDPDGTQDGTGM, from the coding sequence ATGACAGAGAATCAGGGACCCGCGCACAAGAAGGATCTGACCCGTCGCCGGATGATCCTCGCCGGTGGCGCGGCCGTGGCCGCGGCCGGAATCGGAGCCGGAGCCGTCGCGAACGCCTCGGCCGGTGAGAGCGGCGGCGAACGTGGCGGCAGCGGCGGCGGGAAGAAGCCCACCGGGCAGGGCGAGGCGTGTTACCGGCTCACCTCGGAGACCACCGAGGGCCCGTACTACATCGACGCCGACAAGATCCGTAAGGACATCACCGAGGACAAGGAGGGCATCCCGATGACCCTCCGCCTCAAGGTGATCGACTCCGACACCTGCAAGCCGCTCAAGCGGGCGGCCGTCGACATCTGGCACTGCGACGCCCTGGGCGTCTACTCCGGATACGAGAGCATGAGCACGGGCGGTCCCGGCGGTCCGGGCGGCGGCACCCCGCCGACCGGCGCCCCCACGGACGCACCGACCGGCGCCCCCACCGGTACGCCCCCGACCGGCGGCCCCGGCGGCCCCGGCGGCGGTGGCGGCGGGCACAGCGAGCCCACCGACGACGAGCGCTATCTGCGGGGCACTCAGCTCACCGACCAGCACGGGTACGTGGAGTTCCGGACGATCTTCCCGGGCTGGTACCAGGGCCGTGCCGTGCACATCCACACCAAGGTGCACGTCGGCGGCAGGATGACCGACGCCGGGTACGAGGGCGGGCACACCTGCCACACCGGCCAGTTCTTCTTCGCGGAGTCCGCGGTCCTCGACTCGGCGAAGGCCGAGCCGTACTCGGCCAGCACCACCACCCGCACGACCCTCACCGAGGACACCATCTACGACCAGAGCGGTGTCACGGGCGGGCTGATGAAGCTCTCGTACCGGAAGAACCACATGGCGCGCGGTGTCGTCGGCTCGATCACCATGGGCGTGGACCCGGACGGGACGCAGGACGGGACGGGGATGTGA